A part of Sulfurifustis variabilis genomic DNA contains:
- the ubiU gene encoding ubiquinone anaerobic biosynthesis protein UbiU, translated as MELVCPAGTLPALRTAIDHGADAVYVGFRDGTNARNFPGLNFTPDDVRAGVAYAHAHGRKVLLALNVYPRPRQWKRAREAVDRAAECGVDAIIMADPGLLAYAARAHPDLRLHLSVQGSATNHEAIGFYARHFGVRRVVLPRVLSAAQVAAIVRRVDVEVEVFGFGSLCVMVEGRCALSSYATGDSPNSSGVCSPAHAVRWEESRNVRRSRLNGVLIDVYGPDEPAGYPTLCKGRFEVGDHTYYALEEPTSLNVLPILPELARAGVAAIKVEGRQRSPAYVATVTRTLRAALDAYRADPEGFVSRADWNAALARLAEGSCSTLGAYHRPWQ; from the coding sequence GTGGAGCTCGTCTGCCCGGCCGGGACGCTCCCGGCGCTGAGAACCGCGATCGACCACGGCGCCGACGCCGTGTACGTCGGATTTCGCGACGGGACGAACGCGCGCAACTTCCCCGGCCTCAACTTCACGCCCGACGACGTGCGCGCCGGCGTCGCCTACGCCCACGCGCACGGGCGCAAGGTCCTGCTCGCGCTGAACGTGTACCCGCGGCCCCGACAATGGAAACGCGCGCGCGAGGCGGTGGATCGCGCCGCCGAGTGCGGCGTGGACGCGATCATCATGGCCGACCCGGGGCTCCTCGCGTACGCGGCGCGGGCGCACCCGGATCTGCGCCTGCATCTGTCGGTGCAGGGCTCGGCGACCAACCACGAAGCGATCGGTTTCTACGCCCGGCATTTCGGCGTGCGTCGCGTCGTGCTGCCGCGCGTGCTCTCGGCGGCCCAGGTCGCGGCGATCGTCCGGCGCGTGGACGTCGAGGTCGAGGTCTTCGGTTTCGGCAGCCTGTGCGTGATGGTCGAGGGGCGCTGCGCGCTCTCCTCCTACGCGACCGGCGACTCGCCGAACTCGAGCGGCGTCTGCTCTCCGGCGCACGCGGTCCGCTGGGAAGAGAGCCGAAACGTGCGGCGCTCGCGCCTGAACGGGGTGCTGATCGACGTCTACGGCCCGGACGAGCCGGCGGGCTATCCGACCCTGTGCAAGGGCCGGTTCGAGGTGGGCGACCATACCTATTATGCCCTGGAGGAGCCGACGAGCCTCAACGTCCTGCCCATCCTGCCCGAGCTCGCCCGCGCCGGCGTGGCGGCGATCAAGGTCGAGGGGCGCCAGCGCAGCCCGGCCTACGTGGCGACGGTCACGCGCACGCTGCGCGCCGCGCTCGACGCGTACCGTGCCGACCCCGAGGGTTTCGTCTCCCGTGCCGACTGGAACGCCGCGCTCGCCCGCCTCGCCGAGGGAAGCTGCTCGACGCTCGGCGCCTATCACCGGCCGTGGCAGTAG
- a CDS encoding c-type cytochrome, with the protein MRLLFVGLAFLTLLLGGLSAQAAVGHSGARLYAQHCAACHGPDGRGGVGAPLALPDFLATADDDYLARTIRLGRPGRVMPAFQHLSDAEVRAIVGHVRGFAQTRPAPRPAVGRGDRARGEKLYARHCASCHGAKGEGGHGTGVTFSRPRDLPILAPALNNPGFLAAASDAMIKATLVLGREGTPMGSFLEAGLSERDIDDVVAYVRAFEKQPVPAGATVLESESAVIVRESSADIPTTLERLKNAVAGVNMRLIRVAPLEEGAVEKGKENPKRYIVDACDFAFLNKALAVDPRVGLFLPCRFTVAEENGKVLVMSINPKRLSAIFNNAELNALCTQMHEIYTNIIEESTL; encoded by the coding sequence ATGCGCCTTCTTTTTGTAGGTCTTGCCTTTCTGACGCTGCTCCTGGGAGGCCTGTCCGCACAGGCCGCCGTGGGCCACAGCGGCGCCCGGCTGTACGCCCAGCACTGCGCGGCCTGCCACGGCCCAGACGGCCGGGGGGGCGTGGGTGCGCCGCTCGCGCTGCCGGACTTTCTCGCCACGGCCGACGACGATTACCTGGCAAGAACGATCCGGCTGGGGCGCCCCGGCCGCGTGATGCCCGCCTTCCAGCACTTGAGCGACGCCGAGGTGCGCGCGATCGTGGGCCACGTGCGCGGCTTCGCGCAGACCCGGCCCGCCCCGCGGCCCGCGGTCGGCCGCGGGGACCGCGCGCGCGGCGAAAAGCTCTACGCGCGCCACTGCGCCTCCTGCCACGGCGCGAAGGGCGAGGGCGGCCACGGGACCGGCGTGACCTTCTCCCGCCCGCGCGACCTTCCGATCCTCGCGCCCGCGCTCAACAACCCGGGGTTCCTCGCGGCGGCGAGCGACGCCATGATCAAGGCGACGCTCGTGCTGGGGCGCGAAGGCACCCCCATGGGCTCCTTCCTCGAGGCGGGGCTCTCGGAGCGCGACATCGACGACGTCGTCGCCTACGTGCGCGCCTTCGAGAAGCAGCCGGTGCCGGCGGGTGCGACCGTCCTCGAAAGCGAATCCGCGGTGATCGTGCGCGAGTCGTCCGCCGACATCCCGACCACGCTCGAGCGCCTGAAGAACGCCGTGGCCGGGGTCAACATGCGCCTCATACGCGTCGCCCCCCTGGAGGAAGGCGCGGTCGAGAAGGGAAAGGAGAATCCGAAGCGCTACATCGTCGACGCCTGCGACTTCGCGTTCCTCAACAAGGCGCTCGCGGTCGATCCGCGCGTCGGCCTGTTCCTGCCCTGCCGCTTCACCGTGGCCGAGGAGAACGGAAAGGTCCTGGTGATGTCGATCAACCCGAAGCGCCTGAGCGCGATCTTCAACAACGCGGAGCTCAACGCGCTCTGCACGCAGATGCACGAGATCTATACGAACATCATCGAGGAGTCGACGCTGTGA
- the ubiT gene encoding ubiquinone anaerobic biosynthesis accessory factor UbiT, whose amino-acid sequence MLPDPLTLWLRAVPDRAHTAVLAAIFTHLLRGQPLRARLAELAGKRVRLEITDGGSVLDFEITPVGLRAAAGAEPHVRIRGRVEDFLALALRREDPDTLFFNRRLSLEGETEAGLHVKNLLDALEYDLEAHVRDVLGGAPARLALGLLRATPLARRLSGVSGVPRARS is encoded by the coding sequence GTGCTCCCCGATCCGCTCACGCTCTGGCTCCGCGCGGTTCCCGACCGCGCCCATACGGCGGTCCTTGCCGCCATCTTCACGCATCTGCTGCGCGGGCAACCCTTGCGCGCGCGCCTCGCCGAGCTCGCCGGCAAGCGCGTGCGCCTGGAGATCACGGACGGGGGCTCGGTCCTCGACTTCGAGATCACGCCCGTCGGGCTGCGCGCGGCGGCGGGCGCGGAGCCGCACGTGCGCATCCGGGGCCGCGTGGAGGACTTCCTCGCCCTCGCGCTGCGCCGGGAAGATCCGGACACGCTCTTCTTCAACCGGCGCCTCTCCCTCGAGGGAGAGACCGAGGCGGGGCTGCACGTGAAGAACCTGCTGGACGCGCTCGAGTACGACCTCGAGGCGCACGTCCGCGACGTCCTCGGGGGAGCGCCCGCGCGGCTCGCCCTCGGTCTCCTGCGGGCGACCCCGCTCGCGCGCCGGTTGTCCGGCGTCAGCGGCGTGCCGCGAGCACGTTCCTGA
- the hemN gene encoding oxygen-independent coproporphyrinogen III oxidase, with translation MQRLSFDPALLARYDKSGPRYTSYPTAVQFHPGFDEQAYRAQAAATNRGEGRPLSLYVHLPFCARLCFYCACNKIVTKNRSRAAPYLERLHEEIALQGALFDPARTVDQLHWGGGTPTFIADDEMRALMRATREHFRLRDDDRGEYSIEVDPREVRPGTLALLRELGFNRLSLGVQDFDPKVQAAVNRIQSEEQTLGVLREARALGFRSINMDLIYGLPHQTVASFTRTLETVIAASPDRLSVFNYAHLPELFMPQKRIRAEDLPSPQAKLDILQATIERLTASGYEYIGMDHFARPDDELAVAQRSGSLYRNFQGYSTHADCDLVGLGITAIGKIGETYSQNVRTLEEYDARIDAGRLAVFRGIELDADDRLRRDVITGLICHFTLDIPAVERTHGIRFAEYFAPELATLAGMAEDGLVALSPGRIDVLPAGMLLVRNVCMVFDKYLRRQQEQRYSRVI, from the coding sequence ATGCAACGGCTCAGCTTCGATCCGGCGCTGCTCGCGCGCTACGACAAGTCCGGCCCGCGCTACACCTCCTATCCGACCGCGGTGCAATTCCACCCGGGGTTCGACGAGCAGGCGTACCGCGCGCAGGCGGCGGCCACGAACCGCGGAGAGGGCAGGCCGCTCTCGCTGTACGTGCACCTCCCGTTCTGCGCGCGGCTCTGCTTCTACTGCGCCTGCAACAAGATCGTGACGAAGAACCGTTCGCGCGCGGCGCCGTATCTCGAGCGCCTGCACGAGGAGATCGCCCTGCAGGGCGCGCTCTTCGATCCGGCCCGGACGGTCGATCAGCTCCACTGGGGCGGCGGCACGCCGACCTTCATCGCCGATGACGAGATGCGCGCCCTCATGCGGGCGACGCGCGAGCACTTCCGGCTGCGCGACGACGACCGGGGCGAGTACAGCATCGAGGTCGACCCGCGCGAGGTGCGCCCGGGAACGCTCGCGCTCCTGCGCGAGCTCGGCTTCAACCGGCTGAGCCTCGGCGTCCAGGACTTCGACCCGAAGGTCCAGGCGGCGGTGAACCGGATCCAGAGCGAAGAGCAGACGCTCGGCGTGCTGCGCGAAGCGCGCGCGCTCGGCTTCCGATCCATCAACATGGACCTGATCTACGGCCTGCCGCACCAGACGGTGGCGAGTTTCACGCGCACGCTCGAGACCGTGATCGCCGCGTCACCCGACCGGCTCTCGGTCTTCAACTACGCGCACCTCCCCGAGCTGTTCATGCCGCAGAAGCGCATCCGCGCGGAGGACCTGCCCTCGCCGCAGGCCAAGCTCGACATCCTGCAGGCGACCATCGAGCGCCTGACCGCGTCGGGCTACGAGTACATCGGCATGGATCACTTCGCGCGGCCCGACGACGAGCTCGCGGTGGCGCAGCGCAGCGGGTCGCTCTACCGCAACTTCCAGGGCTATTCGACGCACGCGGACTGCGACCTCGTCGGGCTCGGCATCACCGCGATCGGAAAGATCGGCGAAACCTACAGCCAGAACGTGCGCACGCTCGAGGAGTACGACGCGCGTATCGACGCCGGCCGGCTCGCGGTCTTCCGCGGCATCGAGCTCGACGCGGACGACCGGCTGCGCCGGGACGTGATCACGGGCCTCATCTGCCACTTCACACTCGACATCCCGGCGGTCGAGCGCACGCATGGCATCCGCTTCGCCGAGTACTTCGCCCCGGAGCTCGCCACGCTCGCCGGCATGGCGGAAGACGGGCTCGTCGCGCTGAGCCCCGGCCGCATCGACGTGCTGCCCGCCGGCATGCTGCTCGTGCGCAACGTGTGCATGGTGTTCGACAAGTATTTGCGCCGGCAGCAGGAGCAGCGATATTCCAGGGTGATCTGA
- a CDS encoding U32 family peptidase, with protein sequence MKLSLGPILYFWERDAVFDFYRKVADAPVDVVYLGEVVCSKRRRLRRDDWLAIGEALAAAGKEVVFSTLALIEAESEVSSLRRTVENGRFAVEANDMAGVSLLEGRSFVAGPHLNVYNADTLALLSAAGARRWVMPVELDAGTLEDMQAARPAGMETEIFAFGRLPLAFSARCFTARAHNLAKDDCGFRCGDDPEGMALRTREGQAFLTLNGIQVQSAGTYNLIRELPELERLGVDIARLSPQPRGMDAVIAAFRDVIDRRRDPGDACASLAPHLAHGSCNGYWRGEAGMTWNAPA encoded by the coding sequence ATGAAGTTATCGCTGGGTCCCATCCTTTACTTCTGGGAACGCGACGCGGTCTTCGACTTCTACCGTAAGGTCGCGGACGCGCCTGTCGACGTCGTGTATCTCGGCGAGGTGGTGTGCTCCAAGCGCCGCCGGCTGCGGCGCGACGACTGGCTCGCGATCGGCGAGGCGCTCGCCGCGGCGGGCAAGGAGGTCGTTTTCTCCACGCTCGCGCTCATCGAAGCGGAGTCGGAGGTTTCGTCGCTGAGGCGCACCGTGGAAAACGGGCGCTTCGCCGTCGAGGCGAACGACATGGCGGGCGTAAGCCTGCTCGAGGGCCGATCCTTCGTCGCCGGGCCGCACCTCAACGTCTACAACGCGGACACCCTCGCGCTGCTCTCCGCGGCCGGCGCGCGGCGCTGGGTCATGCCGGTCGAGCTCGATGCGGGCACCCTCGAGGACATGCAGGCCGCGCGCCCGGCCGGCATGGAAACCGAAATCTTCGCGTTCGGGCGGCTGCCGCTCGCCTTCTCGGCGCGGTGCTTCACCGCGCGCGCACACAACCTGGCGAAGGACGACTGCGGCTTTCGCTGCGGCGACGACCCGGAGGGCATGGCGCTGCGCACGCGCGAGGGCCAGGCGTTCCTCACCCTCAACGGCATCCAGGTGCAGTCGGCCGGGACCTACAACCTCATCCGCGAGCTGCCCGAGCTCGAGCGCCTGGGCGTCGACATCGCGCGGCTTTCGCCCCAGCCCCGGGGGATGGACGCGGTGATCGCCGCGTTCCGCGACGTGATCGATCGGCGCCGGGACCCGGGCGACGCCTGCGCGTCGCTCGCTCCGCACCTCGCGCACGGGTCGTGCAACGGCTACTGGCGCGGCGAGGCGGGCATGACGTGGAACGCGCCCGCTTGA
- a CDS encoding TatD family nuclease-associated radical SAM protein, with the protein MRCAFCPKFRGSWTLDGLDLRLSREPTVDEIVAAAGEPARYEEIVFGGLGEPTLRLYDLMAAALRLHGRGARIRLQTDGLASLVYGRDVTPDLEGGIDALSVSLNAQDEQTYNRYCRPMLPGAYRAMLDFVARAREFVPDIVLTATPGLDDVDMAACERLAGELGVKFGTRGHDEMNCRQ; encoded by the coding sequence CTGCGGTGCGCGTTCTGCCCGAAGTTCCGCGGCTCGTGGACGCTCGACGGGCTCGACCTGCGTCTTTCCCGCGAACCGACCGTGGACGAGATCGTGGCCGCCGCCGGCGAGCCTGCGCGCTACGAGGAGATCGTCTTCGGCGGGCTCGGCGAGCCGACCCTGCGGCTCTACGACCTGATGGCCGCCGCGCTGCGACTCCACGGGCGCGGGGCGCGGATCCGCCTGCAGACGGACGGCCTCGCGAGCCTCGTCTACGGCCGGGACGTGACGCCCGATCTCGAGGGCGGGATCGACGCGCTGTCGGTTTCGCTCAACGCACAGGACGAGCAGACCTACAACCGCTACTGCCGGCCGATGCTGCCCGGCGCCTATCGCGCCATGCTCGACTTCGTGGCGCGCGCCCGCGAGTTCGTCCCGGACATCGTGCTCACCGCCACCCCCGGTCTGGACGACGTGGACATGGCCGCCTGCGAGCGCCTCGCCGGCGAGCTCGGCGTCAAGTTCGGCACGCGCGGGCACGATGAGATGAACTGCCGTCAATGA
- a CDS encoding UbiD family decarboxylase, with translation MPYASLREFLAHLEREGDLKRVRAPIDSVFETTELCHRALRADGPALLCEHVKGSGVPFLGNLFGSPRRIARAVGRSSIGELRDVGRLLAFLKEPSLPTTLPEALARAGDFRPVLHARPRRVSEAPCQEKVVEGTAVDIAHLPIQTCWPEDAGRLVTLGLVVTRGPYKERLNVGIYRQQVLGPNRVIMRWLAHRGGAIDFREWQEAHPGGRFPVAVVIGADPATLLAAVTPVPDTLSEYDFAGLLRGARTELVKCRTSDLEVPATAEIVLEGHIEPGEEALEGPFGDHTGYYNAQAMFPVLTITCMTHRRDPIYQGSYMGRSPYDEPSVLAMALNEVYIPLLQKQFPEIVDFYLPPEACSYRIAVVAIKKRYAGHARRVMFGVWSSLRQFTYTKFVIVVDDDIDARDWKEVVWALATRMDPARDAVIVDRTPIDYLDFASPVAGLGGKIGFDATNKWPGETDRVWGRPIRQRDDVKRRVDALWDDLGLGR, from the coding sequence ATGCCGTACGCGAGCCTGCGGGAGTTTCTCGCGCACCTCGAGCGCGAGGGCGACCTGAAGCGCGTGCGCGCCCCGATCGACTCCGTGTTCGAGACCACCGAGCTCTGCCACCGGGCGTTGCGCGCCGACGGGCCGGCGCTGCTGTGCGAGCACGTCAAGGGCTCGGGCGTGCCGTTTCTCGGGAACCTCTTCGGCAGCCCCCGGCGCATCGCGCGCGCCGTCGGCCGCTCTTCGATCGGCGAGCTGCGCGATGTCGGGCGACTGCTGGCCTTCCTGAAGGAACCCTCGCTGCCGACCACGCTGCCCGAGGCGCTCGCCCGCGCCGGCGATTTCCGACCCGTGCTGCACGCGCGGCCGCGTCGCGTCTCGGAGGCGCCCTGCCAGGAGAAGGTGGTCGAAGGGACGGCCGTCGACATTGCCCATTTGCCCATCCAGACGTGCTGGCCGGAGGACGCGGGGCGCCTCGTCACGCTCGGGCTCGTCGTGACGCGCGGGCCGTACAAGGAGCGGCTGAACGTCGGAATCTATCGCCAGCAGGTGCTTGGACCGAACAGGGTGATCATGCGCTGGCTCGCGCACCGGGGTGGGGCGATCGATTTCCGCGAGTGGCAGGAGGCACATCCCGGCGGGCGTTTTCCGGTCGCGGTCGTCATCGGTGCCGATCCGGCGACGCTGCTCGCCGCCGTCACGCCCGTCCCGGACACGCTCTCCGAGTACGACTTCGCGGGGCTCCTGCGCGGCGCGCGCACCGAGCTCGTGAAGTGCCGCACGAGCGATCTCGAGGTGCCCGCAACGGCGGAGATCGTGCTCGAGGGTCACATCGAGCCGGGCGAGGAGGCGCTCGAGGGGCCGTTCGGCGACCACACCGGCTACTACAACGCGCAGGCGATGTTCCCGGTGCTGACGATCACCTGCATGACGCACCGCCGCGATCCGATCTACCAGGGAAGCTACATGGGACGTTCGCCGTACGACGAGCCGTCGGTGCTCGCGATGGCGCTCAACGAGGTGTACATCCCGCTCCTGCAGAAGCAGTTCCCCGAGATCGTCGACTTCTATCTCCCGCCCGAGGCCTGCTCGTACCGGATCGCCGTGGTCGCCATCAAGAAGCGCTACGCCGGCCATGCGCGGCGCGTGATGTTCGGCGTGTGGTCGAGCCTGCGGCAGTTCACCTACACGAAGTTCGTCATCGTCGTGGACGACGACATCGACGCGCGCGACTGGAAGGAGGTCGTGTGGGCGCTGGCGACGCGCATGGACCCCGCGCGGGACGCGGTCATCGTCGACCGCACGCCCATCGATTACCTCGACTTCGCGAGCCCGGTCGCCGGCCTCGGCGGCAAGATCGGCTTCGACGCGACCAACAAGTGGCCGGGCGAGACGGACCGCGTGTGGGGCAGGCCGATCCGCCAGCGCGACGACGTGAAGCGGCGCGTCGATGCCCTGTGGGATGACCTGGGCCTCGGTCGCTGA
- a CDS encoding DUF302 domain-containing protein, whose protein sequence is MSLLRFLALCVILVAAPLRADELLMVRTDQPFPEAMARLQEVVAAHGYKVTRVQRVDVGLTSSGYATAEYRVVFFARPEELRRLPDRRPELLAYLPLKIVIFAEGESTLALTNSPALLSEFFDDAALRVQFQRWERDVRSILDQFAAH, encoded by the coding sequence GTGAGCCTGCTTCGCTTCCTCGCCCTCTGCGTGATCCTTGTCGCCGCGCCGCTGCGCGCGGACGAGCTCCTGATGGTGCGCACCGACCAACCCTTCCCCGAGGCGATGGCCCGCCTCCAGGAGGTCGTCGCGGCGCACGGCTACAAGGTAACGCGGGTGCAGCGGGTCGACGTCGGCCTGACGTCCAGCGGCTACGCGACCGCGGAGTACCGGGTGGTCTTCTTCGCGCGGCCGGAGGAGCTGAGACGCCTGCCCGACAGGCGCCCGGAGCTCCTGGCCTACCTGCCGCTCAAGATCGTGATCTTCGCCGAGGGCGAGTCGACCCTCGCGCTCACCAACAGCCCCGCGCTCCTCTCGGAGTTCTTCGACGACGCCGCGCTGCGCGTGCAGTTCCAGCGCTGGGAGCGCGACGTGCGCTCGATCCTCGACCAGTTCGCGGCCCATTGA
- a CDS encoding lipoyl protein ligase domain-containing protein, whose protein sequence is MERARLSRTPLAVFEAGLDDGAAHTVHDAAQRAASRTTAWLRFHRYRPCASLGRHEVAGHAIRAGWCSEQGIGVVRRESGGTAVFLDPDQLCLTLTFPRPPGGAALAWLPRLARAVAASLARLGLGARYAPPHEIEVAGRRLAFVFLDAGRASVLFHAFLHLRADVETHLRALRMPLEKLSPRGMQTARDRIATLDGSGIRREDAITALADGLKALGFAPAPVSPPEWLHPTVGRSLPVRADEDWSHELDAWQHGFITVPGGVLHARVRQDAASGRIARLELAGSAHVHPSNAFSALSASLRGATLESLDERIARACARTKYEFLGFTAADLGRLIRRALWRQREEAAFALDRRAANTLMVHGPLSAGQVVTVAGALLVPYCAKPTWCKWRHRDGCPECGRCEAGEAYRLARALGLRVHTITSYEHLRETLARLAGNGVRAYVGMCCHHFYIKRARAFEEAGMPALLLDIGGSNCYELRQEEAAYAGRFAAQARIDVAVLRNVLAARR, encoded by the coding sequence GTGGAACGCGCCCGCTTGAGCCGCACGCCCCTCGCCGTGTTCGAGGCGGGGCTGGACGACGGAGCCGCGCACACCGTGCACGATGCCGCGCAGCGCGCCGCGAGCAGGACGACTGCGTGGCTGCGGTTCCACCGCTACCGTCCCTGCGCGAGCCTCGGCCGCCACGAGGTCGCCGGCCACGCGATCCGCGCCGGCTGGTGCAGCGAGCAGGGCATCGGCGTCGTGCGACGCGAGAGCGGCGGCACCGCCGTCTTTCTCGACCCCGATCAGCTCTGCCTCACGCTGACCTTCCCGCGCCCGCCGGGCGGCGCGGCGCTCGCGTGGCTGCCGCGCCTCGCCCGGGCGGTCGCCGCGAGTCTCGCCCGGCTCGGCCTCGGTGCGCGCTACGCGCCGCCGCACGAGATCGAGGTCGCCGGGCGCCGGCTCGCCTTCGTCTTCCTCGACGCCGGTCGCGCGAGCGTGCTGTTCCATGCGTTCCTGCACCTTCGCGCCGACGTCGAGACCCATCTCCGGGCGCTGCGCATGCCGCTCGAAAAGCTGAGCCCCCGCGGAATGCAGACGGCACGCGACCGCATCGCGACCCTGGACGGATCCGGCATCCGGCGCGAAGACGCGATCACGGCGCTCGCCGACGGGCTGAAAGCGCTCGGTTTCGCGCCCGCCCCGGTCTCGCCGCCCGAGTGGCTGCACCCTACCGTCGGACGTTCCCTTCCCGTTCGAGCCGACGAAGACTGGTCGCACGAGCTCGACGCCTGGCAGCACGGCTTCATCACCGTTCCCGGAGGCGTGCTGCACGCGCGCGTGCGGCAGGATGCGGCCAGCGGGCGGATCGCGCGCCTCGAGCTGGCGGGGAGCGCGCACGTCCATCCGTCGAACGCCTTCTCCGCCTTGAGCGCGTCGCTCCGCGGGGCGACGCTCGAGTCGCTCGATGAGCGCATCGCGCGGGCCTGCGCGAGGACGAAATACGAATTCCTCGGCTTCACGGCCGCGGACCTCGGCCGGCTGATCCGCCGCGCGCTATGGCGCCAGCGCGAGGAAGCGGCGTTCGCCCTCGATCGTCGGGCCGCGAACACGCTGATGGTCCACGGCCCGCTCTCCGCCGGGCAGGTGGTGACCGTCGCCGGCGCGCTGCTGGTGCCCTACTGCGCCAAGCCGACGTGGTGCAAATGGCGGCACCGCGACGGCTGCCCGGAATGCGGCCGATGCGAGGCGGGCGAGGCCTACCGGCTCGCCCGCGCCCTGGGGCTGCGCGTGCACACGATCACGAGCTACGAGCATCTGCGCGAGACGCTGGCGCGGCTCGCCGGCAACGGCGTGCGGGCGTACGTGGGGATGTGCTGCCACCATTTTTATATCAAGCGCGCCCGGGCCTTCGAGGAGGCGGGGATGCCGGCGCTGCTGCTCGATATCGGCGGTTCGAACTGCTACGAGCTGCGCCAGGAGGAGGCGGCGTACGCGGGGCGGTTCGCCGCGCAGGCGCGGATCGACGTCGCGGTGCTCAGGAACGTGCTCGCGGCACGCCGCTGA
- the fnr gene encoding fumarate/nitrate reduction transcriptional regulator Fnr encodes MADTPATVISIASIKAACRSCTLKELCLPLGLDEADINALDRLIRRRQTLKKGQTLYRLGDSLRALYAIRQGSMKTTGLMEDGRVQVTGFHLPGELLGIDAINTDQHPCSAEALETTEICEIPYHALEDLALKVPGLQHQLLRIMSREIARDQQMLMTLGRMAAEERVASCLLSFSQRHARLGRDGAHFKLSMSRQDLGDYLGLALETVSRLLSRLQEEGLIEVSGRHITIRNVHALKSLGGGGEMDRSASG; translated from the coding sequence ATGGCCGACACGCCGGCCACCGTCATCAGCATCGCCAGCATCAAGGCGGCCTGCAGGAGCTGTACGCTCAAGGAACTGTGCCTGCCGCTCGGCCTCGACGAGGCCGACATCAACGCCCTCGACCGCCTGATCCGTCGCCGGCAGACCTTGAAGAAGGGTCAGACCCTGTACCGGCTCGGAGACTCGCTGCGTGCGCTCTATGCCATCCGCCAGGGGTCGATGAAGACCACCGGGCTGATGGAGGACGGTCGGGTGCAGGTCACGGGCTTTCACCTGCCGGGCGAGCTGCTCGGGATCGACGCGATCAACACCGACCAGCACCCGTGCAGCGCCGAAGCGCTCGAGACCACGGAGATCTGCGAGATCCCGTACCACGCGCTCGAGGACCTCGCGCTCAAGGTGCCCGGGCTCCAGCACCAGCTCTTGCGGATCATGAGCCGGGAGATCGCGCGCGACCAGCAGATGCTCATGACGCTCGGCCGCATGGCCGCCGAGGAGCGGGTCGCCTCCTGCCTGCTCTCCTTCTCGCAGCGCCACGCGCGCCTCGGGCGCGACGGCGCCCACTTCAAGCTCAGCATGTCCCGCCAGGACCTGGGGGACTACCTCGGCCTCGCCCTCGAGACCGTGAGCCGGCTGCTCTCGCGCCTGCAGGAGGAGGGGTTGATCGAGGTGAGCGGCCGCCACATCACCATCCGCAACGTTCACGCCCTGAAGTCGCTCGGCGGGGGCGGCGAGATGGATCGGAGCGCCAGCGGCTGA
- a CDS encoding YbaN family protein translates to MSGFRGAMDQDRVDYSHEMRVHNSRTVRLLFAALGTLFVGIGLLGAVLPVLPTTPFMLLAAGCYVRASPRFYNGLLNSPAFGPLIREWRQHHSIPWRTKLTAIALMAVTLSTSILFFVKSPYGQIAMALFGVGLAVWLYRIPSRDRPRRT, encoded by the coding sequence GTGTCAGGCTTTCGGGGCGCCATGGACCAGGACCGCGTGGACTACAGCCATGAAATGCGCGTGCACAACTCCCGCACGGTGCGGCTGCTGTTCGCTGCCCTTGGGACGCTCTTCGTCGGCATCGGCCTGCTCGGCGCGGTGCTGCCGGTGCTGCCGACGACGCCCTTCATGCTACTGGCCGCCGGGTGCTACGTCCGGGCCTCTCCCCGCTTCTACAACGGGTTGCTGAACAGTCCCGCGTTCGGGCCGCTGATCCGGGAATGGCGGCAGCACCACAGCATCCCCTGGAGGACGAAGCTCACCGCCATCGCGCTGATGGCAGTGACGCTCTCCACCTCTATCCTGTTCTTCGTCAAGAGCCCGTACGGCCAGATCGCGATGGCGCTCTTCGGCGTCGGGCTCGCCGTCTGGCTCTATCGGATCCCGTCGCGCGACCGGCCGCGGCGGACCTGA